The following are encoded in a window of Limibacter armeniacum genomic DNA:
- a CDS encoding BamA/TamA family outer membrane protein, which produces MNKNYLHSLLSLLLCFPVILFAQERPSDTEKSYTILLIGDGGDAIEKDDNVTLLKERAKKAGVNSAVIYLGDNVYPWGVREGDDLFVQLDTGRLFNQLSPFLDYKGDIVMIPGNHDWNQGSRDGYAYIIRENAYVDKLMNKNVLIPDGGCPGPIAIPLNDEILMVVLDTEWMVFPWDKPKGDQCDEIETEEDVISQLEDIIKSNSHKKIIVVGHHPMYTYGSHGGKFSFNDHVFPLTLIKPWLYVPLPIIGSIHPLSRKLGISPQDKSNFRYKYMVERFEAIFKEHPNLIYAAGHEHSLQHIVKDSVQYIVSGSGSKTTYVKGGSYSRFHAEEIGFAEVSFYKDGAVWVDFYVGKGDKKGEVIYSQYLFTAPYQGEPEPEIVNVKAFADSTVMAVASDQYTAGKSKRNYMGDNYRDVWKAPVEVPVFDIGSEHGGLKIVKRGGGMQTRSLRLEAPDEKQYVLRSVEKYPAKAIPVFLRGTVAEDIVQDQISASNPYGAYIVPSLAEAAGIYHTNPKLVYVPDDPRFGDYREEFANGLYLYEERPDDDWSDAAYFGNSEKIYSTGKVLEKVKEDNDNVIDYKFVLRSRLFDMVIADWDRHDDQWRWASFENEGKGKMFRPIPRDRDQVFFINEGILPKIASRKWALPKLEGFNDEIRWPEGLAFNARYFDRSFLSEASEEEWIAEADSLKARLTDASIEKAVAEWPDTVQALVGSETVRKLKARRDKIPEYAAELYTSLAKEVDVTGSDKKELFEVERKENGETAVTVRKISKKGNLKQELYHRTFYPDETKEVRLYGFGGEDEFKLNGTSKNGIKVRIIGGEGEDVVEDNSNAGIFLGNGTLVYDTKGDTKVNKGKDTRLMLSDDVSVNNYNRKAYKPNVAYPLLFATYNVDDLLIIGGGTLIQRYGFRKEPFSSQHLILLGISPFTAANRIVYRGDFTKVLGDLALSVEADINVPTYVSNFAGLGNENEYDGDNFKFYRLNHERSMGKIMLKKFMGERQRSHFAFGAALNRAEIDEDRDNNERFIGQFAEENEGVFETHYNYLGAQVNMKADGRDRPMLPTYGAVFEAEATAYAPLSNDYEHYFNLKGEGSIYYSFRLPTLLTLAGRVGGAANFGDYSFIMSNRLGGVQNLRGYRKEIFWGRHYMFTNLESRLQLFRINTPYLRGSGGVSAFWDSGRVWLDGEDSDKWHNGFGGGFFVAPFNIAALSLYMSFSEEDSWLFNFRFGFSF; this is translated from the coding sequence ATGAACAAAAACTATTTACATAGTCTACTATCTCTGCTTTTATGCTTTCCTGTAATTCTTTTTGCACAGGAGCGACCTTCTGATACTGAAAAATCCTATACCATTCTACTTATCGGTGATGGAGGAGATGCTATCGAAAAAGATGATAATGTCACCTTACTGAAGGAACGTGCAAAAAAGGCAGGAGTCAATTCAGCTGTAATTTATCTGGGAGATAATGTATACCCTTGGGGAGTTAGGGAAGGGGATGACCTATTTGTACAACTTGATACAGGAAGGTTGTTTAATCAGCTTAGCCCATTTTTGGATTATAAGGGTGATATAGTCATGATTCCTGGTAACCATGATTGGAATCAAGGAAGTCGAGATGGGTATGCTTACATCATAAGAGAAAATGCTTATGTGGATAAGTTGATGAACAAAAATGTGCTTATACCTGACGGTGGTTGCCCAGGGCCAATTGCCATACCCCTAAATGATGAAATTCTCATGGTGGTGCTGGATACTGAATGGATGGTATTCCCTTGGGATAAGCCTAAAGGAGATCAATGTGATGAAATCGAAACAGAAGAGGATGTAATCTCGCAGCTTGAGGATATTATCAAAAGTAACTCGCATAAGAAAATCATAGTGGTTGGGCATCACCCAATGTACACTTATGGTTCCCATGGAGGAAAGTTCAGTTTCAATGACCATGTGTTTCCTCTTACACTCATTAAACCTTGGTTGTATGTACCATTGCCTATAATAGGGTCTATTCACCCCCTTTCCCGCAAACTGGGTATTAGCCCTCAAGACAAGTCTAATTTCCGTTACAAATACATGGTGGAACGCTTTGAAGCCATATTCAAGGAGCATCCCAATCTGATTTATGCAGCAGGGCATGAGCATAGTTTACAGCATATAGTCAAGGACAGTGTACAGTACATTGTGAGTGGATCGGGTAGTAAAACGACTTATGTGAAAGGCGGTTCTTACTCAAGGTTTCATGCAGAGGAAATTGGTTTTGCCGAAGTAAGCTTTTACAAGGATGGAGCGGTATGGGTAGATTTTTATGTAGGAAAAGGAGATAAAAAGGGAGAGGTAATATATTCCCAATATCTGTTTACAGCTCCTTACCAAGGAGAGCCTGAACCTGAAATAGTGAATGTGAAAGCATTTGCAGACAGCACGGTTATGGCAGTAGCAAGTGACCAGTATACAGCAGGTAAATCCAAGAGGAATTACATGGGAGATAATTACAGAGATGTATGGAAAGCTCCTGTGGAAGTGCCTGTTTTTGATATTGGTAGTGAGCATGGAGGTTTGAAGATAGTGAAGCGGGGTGGCGGCATGCAAACAAGATCTTTACGGTTGGAGGCTCCTGATGAAAAACAGTATGTATTGCGTTCTGTTGAGAAATACCCTGCAAAGGCGATTCCTGTATTCCTGCGTGGAACAGTGGCAGAAGATATTGTGCAGGATCAAATTTCGGCATCCAACCCGTATGGCGCATATATAGTTCCTTCTTTGGCTGAAGCAGCAGGTATTTACCATACAAACCCCAAACTGGTTTACGTTCCTGATGATCCCCGATTTGGTGATTATAGAGAGGAGTTTGCGAATGGACTTTACTTATATGAGGAAAGACCGGACGATGATTGGAGCGATGCTGCTTATTTTGGTAACTCTGAAAAGATTTACAGTACAGGTAAGGTATTGGAAAAGGTTAAGGAAGATAACGATAATGTAATTGACTATAAGTTTGTACTTAGAAGCCGCCTTTTTGATATGGTGATTGCCGATTGGGACAGACATGATGACCAATGGCGATGGGCGAGTTTTGAAAATGAGGGCAAAGGAAAGATGTTTCGTCCAATACCTCGAGACCGGGATCAGGTATTTTTTATTAATGAAGGTATTCTTCCGAAAATAGCTTCCCGAAAGTGGGCACTTCCTAAACTGGAAGGTTTTAATGATGAAATTAGGTGGCCAGAGGGATTAGCTTTTAACGCCCGTTATTTTGATAGGTCATTTTTATCTGAAGCCTCAGAAGAGGAATGGATTGCTGAAGCAGATTCTCTGAAAGCAAGATTGACGGATGCGTCTATTGAAAAGGCTGTAGCAGAATGGCCGGATACAGTACAAGCATTAGTGGGGAGTGAAACGGTTCGAAAACTAAAAGCCAGACGGGATAAGATACCTGAGTATGCGGCAGAGTTGTACACTTCACTAGCCAAAGAGGTGGATGTGACAGGTTCTGATAAGAAAGAGTTGTTTGAAGTAGAACGGAAAGAGAATGGGGAGACAGCAGTAACCGTAAGGAAAATCAGTAAGAAAGGAAACTTGAAGCAGGAGCTTTATCATCGAACCTTTTACCCTGATGAAACCAAGGAAGTACGCCTTTATGGCTTTGGAGGAGAAGATGAGTTTAAGCTGAATGGAACATCCAAGAATGGCATCAAGGTAAGGATTATTGGAGGAGAAGGAGAAGATGTAGTCGAGGATAACAGTAATGCAGGGATTTTTTTAGGAAATGGAACATTGGTATATGACACCAAAGGGGATACTAAAGTCAATAAGGGAAAAGATACTCGCCTAATGTTGAGTGATGACGTGTCAGTCAACAACTATAACCGTAAAGCTTATAAGCCAAATGTGGCGTATCCTTTACTTTTTGCCACTTATAATGTGGATGACCTTCTAATCATAGGAGGGGGGACACTGATTCAGCGATATGGTTTCAGAAAAGAGCCATTCTCTTCACAGCATTTGATATTGTTGGGTATTTCCCCTTTTACAGCAGCGAACCGCATCGTTTACCGTGGAGATTTTACAAAGGTGTTGGGTGACTTGGCTTTGTCAGTAGAGGCAGATATTAATGTGCCAACCTATGTCAGTAACTTTGCAGGCCTTGGGAATGAGAATGAATATGACGGCGATAACTTCAAGTTTTATAGACTGAACCATGAACGTTCTATGGGAAAAATCATGCTCAAGAAGTTTATGGGAGAGAGACAGAGAAGTCACTTTGCATTTGGCGCAGCATTAAATAGAGCAGAGATCGATGAAGATAGGGATAATAATGAACGCTTTATTGGACAATTTGCTGAAGAAAATGAGGGAGTTTTTGAAACTCACTATAATTACTTGGGAGCTCAAGTCAATATGAAAGCAGACGGTCGAGATCGACCTATGTTACCTACTTATGGGGCTGTTTTTGAAGCTGAGGCTACAGCTTATGCACCACTCTCAAATGATTATGAACATTATTTCAATTTGAAAGGGGAAGGTTCTATTTATTATTCTTTTCGCTTGCCAACATTGTTGACCTTGGCAGGAAGAGTGGGAGGCGCTGCTAACTTTGGTGACTATTCTTTCATTATGTCAAATAGATTGGGAGGCGTACAAAACCTGAGAGGTTATAGAAAAGAAATATTTTGGGGAAGACATTACATGTTTACCAACCTAGAAAGCCGATTACAATTGTTCCGAATCAATACCCCTTACTTAAGAGGGTCAGGTGGTGTTTCGGCCTTTTGGGATAGCGGTAGGGTTTGGTTGGATGGTGAAGACTCAGATAAGTGGCACAATGGCTTTGGTGGGGGCTTTTTTGTTGCACCATTTAACATCGCTGCCCTATCACTTTATATGAGTTTTTCTGAAGAGGATAGTTGGCTTTTCAATTTCCGTTTTGGATTCTCATTCTAA
- a CDS encoding DegT/DnrJ/EryC1/StrS family aminotransferase codes for MEVPFLSFEDSNKQIRSQVLAAFEAFYDGQQYIMGQKLQKFEEQFASFCNSNYCVGTGNGMDALYLALKALGIKKGDEVIVPALTFAATGLAVIHTGATPIFVDVIPETGNISPSQVKNAITSKTKAVIPVHLYGHPCQISEIMEIASTQGLFVVEDNAQAQGATFNRKRTGSFGHLSATSFYPTKNLGALGDAGAITTNDQTLYEKCLRLRNYGSSDKYIHDTFGTNSRLDELQAAILNIKLEYLERWNEERRTIARWYLERLSSLVQIKLPVEQEGYQHVYHLFTIQTEKRDELQTFLHQKGIGTLIHYPVPMHLQKVFADLSRNKKSFPVAERIAKTTLSLPIYIGLSETEVDYACQQIHQFFTS; via the coding sequence TTGGAAGTACCTTTTTTATCTTTTGAAGACTCAAATAAGCAAATACGCTCTCAGGTACTTGCTGCATTTGAAGCTTTTTATGACGGACAACAGTACATCATGGGGCAAAAACTGCAAAAGTTTGAAGAGCAGTTTGCCTCCTTCTGTAACTCCAACTATTGTGTTGGTACAGGCAATGGCATGGATGCCCTTTATCTTGCACTGAAAGCCTTGGGAATAAAAAAAGGAGATGAGGTGATCGTACCTGCACTGACTTTTGCCGCAACTGGTTTAGCTGTTATACATACAGGTGCTACCCCTATTTTTGTGGATGTAATTCCTGAAACAGGTAATATTTCCCCATCACAGGTTAAAAATGCTATTACTTCTAAAACAAAAGCTGTAATCCCTGTCCACCTTTATGGACATCCCTGCCAAATCAGTGAGATAATGGAGATAGCATCCACACAGGGACTTTTTGTCGTTGAGGATAATGCACAAGCTCAAGGGGCTACCTTCAATAGAAAGCGAACGGGCAGTTTTGGACATTTAAGTGCAACAAGCTTTTACCCTACCAAGAATCTTGGTGCGTTGGGAGACGCCGGAGCCATTACAACCAATGACCAAACGCTTTACGAAAAATGCCTTCGGTTACGGAACTATGGTTCATCTGACAAATACATTCATGATACTTTTGGAACCAACTCAAGACTTGATGAGCTTCAAGCCGCTATCTTAAATATTAAGCTTGAGTATTTAGAAAGGTGGAATGAAGAAAGAAGAACGATTGCCCGTTGGTATCTGGAAAGGCTTTCATCACTTGTACAAATAAAGCTTCCTGTCGAACAGGAAGGTTATCAACATGTCTACCATTTATTCACAATCCAAACGGAGAAAAGGGATGAACTTCAGACTTTTTTACATCAAAAAGGCATCGGCACTTTGATTCATTATCCTGTACCGATGCACTTACAAAAAGTCTTTGCTGACTTATCCCGAAACAAGAAGAGTTTTCCAGTTGCTGAGCGCATTGCAAAGACAACATTGAGTCTTCCAATTTATATTGGGTTAAGTGAAACAGAGGTTGACTATGCCTGTCAGCAAATCCACCAATTCTTTACCTCTTAG
- a CDS encoding LytR/AlgR family response regulator transcription factor: MNCIIVDDEEVSRMIVRDFVERTPSLKLIAECDNAVEAFKIMKEEAIDIIFLDIEMPEMTGIELVQSLDSLPQVILITGRKDFGAEAYEYSLTDYLIKPINYPRFMKAVEKAQNNLQKDILDTQGNDDNIYVKADNRIVRIKLSDIYFIEALSDYVIINMESKKYIIHSTMKGLEQKLPSDMFTRVHRSYIVNLTKIDSIEDMSIVMPQKAIPIGNSYKSAFLSKLNFL; encoded by the coding sequence ATGAACTGCATTATCGTTGACGACGAAGAAGTATCGAGAATGATTGTCAGAGATTTCGTGGAAAGAACCCCTTCATTGAAACTGATTGCGGAATGTGACAATGCGGTAGAGGCTTTCAAAATCATGAAAGAAGAAGCCATTGACATCATTTTCTTGGATATAGAAATGCCTGAAATGACCGGTATTGAACTGGTTCAATCCTTGGATAGCCTGCCACAAGTAATCCTGATTACAGGCAGAAAAGATTTTGGTGCTGAAGCTTACGAATACAGTTTGACTGATTACCTGATCAAACCCATCAATTACCCTCGCTTTATGAAAGCGGTGGAAAAAGCACAAAATAACCTGCAAAAGGATATTCTGGACACACAAGGCAATGACGACAACATTTATGTCAAAGCTGACAACCGTATTGTCCGTATCAAACTGTCTGATATATACTTTATAGAAGCTCTTTCCGACTATGTGATTATCAATATGGAAAGCAAGAAATATATCATTCACTCTACCATGAAAGGACTTGAGCAGAAGCTCCCTTCCGATATGTTTACACGAGTGCACAGGTCCTACATTGTCAACCTCACCAAGATTGACAGCATTGAGGATATGTCGATTGTAATGCCACAAAAAGCCATTCCAATCGGTAACTCCTATAAGAGTGCGTTCCTGTCTAAACTGAATTTCTTGTAA